The Microbacterium horticulturae genome has a window encoding:
- a CDS encoding type IV pilus twitching motility protein PilT has translation MTAEDGYAPTRSGSRFDELLHGHEDDTELRSLLNGLPGVTLPSSPPPGASPSTGVPTGPTAVGATQPAGASQRRARREPAQPTTPAARSGEIPALLRAQNPEVDPEFIASIKAVLDLGASDLHLVAESTPVVRIDGHLQSVAGTTIWSRDRIRRVIKGFVPADQLQIFERELELDLAYAVGDIARFRVNIFQDQRGMGAALRIIPTEIKSVAQLGLPPELVDLANLPRGLVLVCGPTGSGKSTTLAAIIDKANASRASHIITVEDPIEFLHHHKRGIINQREVGADTHGFADALKHALRQDPDVILVGEMRDLETISTALTAAETGHLVFATLHTQDAGQTIDRVIDVYPSHQQAQVRTQLAATLKAVVVQTLIRRSSGKGRAVATEVMFSTPAIQAMIRAGKTHQLRTALQSGNAIGMHTLDQDLARLVLAGEIEYAKAAELAQDVTEFDQLVRNRGLAGDAVDAVVPEGMRQVAGGMSGGL, from the coding sequence GTGACAGCCGAGGATGGCTACGCCCCCACCCGGAGCGGTTCCCGCTTCGACGAGCTGCTGCACGGACACGAAGACGACACCGAGCTGCGTTCGCTGTTGAACGGTCTGCCCGGGGTGACCCTTCCGTCCTCTCCCCCACCGGGCGCTTCCCCCTCGACCGGAGTGCCAACCGGCCCGACGGCGGTGGGCGCAACCCAACCCGCGGGAGCCAGCCAACGCCGCGCACGGCGTGAGCCCGCGCAGCCCACGACGCCGGCTGCGCGGTCGGGAGAAATCCCCGCACTGCTCCGCGCTCAGAACCCCGAGGTCGACCCCGAGTTCATCGCGTCGATCAAGGCGGTGCTCGATCTGGGGGCCTCCGACCTCCATCTCGTGGCCGAGTCGACTCCCGTCGTGCGCATCGACGGGCATCTCCAGTCGGTCGCGGGAACGACCATCTGGAGCCGCGACCGCATCCGCCGGGTGATCAAGGGCTTCGTCCCGGCCGACCAGCTGCAGATCTTCGAGCGCGAGCTTGAGCTCGACCTCGCATACGCCGTCGGCGACATCGCGCGCTTCCGCGTCAACATCTTCCAGGACCAGCGCGGAATGGGGGCAGCGCTGCGCATCATCCCGACCGAGATCAAGTCGGTGGCACAGCTCGGCCTGCCTCCCGAGTTGGTCGATCTCGCGAATCTGCCGCGTGGACTCGTGCTGGTGTGCGGGCCCACCGGATCAGGTAAGTCGACCACCCTGGCCGCGATCATCGACAAGGCCAACGCGTCGCGCGCTTCGCACATTATTACCGTTGAAGACCCAATCGAGTTTCTGCATCATCACAAGCGCGGGATCATCAATCAGCGTGAGGTCGGTGCCGACACGCACGGCTTCGCAGACGCCCTCAAGCACGCCCTGCGGCAGGACCCCGATGTCATCCTCGTCGGCGAGATGCGCGACCTCGAGACCATCTCGACCGCGCTTACGGCCGCAGAGACCGGGCACCTGGTGTTCGCGACCCTGCACACGCAGGACGCCGGCCAGACCATCGACCGCGTCATCGACGTGTATCCCTCACATCAGCAGGCGCAGGTGCGCACGCAGCTTGCCGCCACGCTCAAGGCTGTGGTCGTGCAGACGCTGATCCGCCGTTCCAGCGGCAAGGGCCGCGCCGTCGCCACGGAGGTGATGTTCTCGACCCCCGCGATCCAGGCGATGATCCGCGCCGGTAAGACGCACCAGCTGCGCACGGCCCTGCAGTCCGGCAACGCCATCGGCATGCACACCCTCGATCAGGATCTCGCCCGGCTCGTGCTCGCGGGCGAGATCGAGTACGCCAAGGCTGCCGAACTCGCGCAGGACGTCACCGAGTTCGACCAGCTCGTGCGCAACCGCGGTCTGGCAGGCGATGCCGTCGACGCCGTCGTGCCCGAGGGCATGCGCCAGGTCGCCGGTGGCATGTCCGGAGGCCTGTGA
- a CDS encoding type II secretion system F family protein — protein MATATKTPQWAYKGSDLRGKRVKGVLEAPSESQAVQQLRARGIVPDSVTQKGAGTGLQQEITIPGLERGPSLKDLAILTRQLATMVSAGVSILRALTIVQSQTDNAKLRRTIEEISAKVEGGTALSVALEEFPRIIPPIMVHLVRAGETGGFLDRSLVMVADNFESETKLRSKVKSALTYPVVVLIIALLAVAAMLIFIVPVFDKMFKDLGGKLPAVTQFLVDLSHAMPIAGPIIVVIGVAFAVWWGRNKHTEAVRRVVDPLKLKLPVFGKLNTKIALTRFTRNFATMLASGVPILQSLAIVGATSGNQVISSSLHAVQEGVRQGRPIAESLAEVGLFPEMLIQMVGIGEESGAIDSMLDKTAAFYDDEVEQMSSQLTAMLEPLMIVFMGGLLGFMIVALYMPMFMVFQTIQSM, from the coding sequence ATGGCGACAGCGACGAAGACTCCCCAGTGGGCGTACAAGGGCAGCGATCTGCGTGGCAAGCGGGTGAAGGGGGTATTGGAGGCGCCGAGCGAGAGTCAGGCTGTCCAGCAGCTTCGAGCGCGCGGCATCGTTCCCGACTCCGTCACGCAGAAGGGTGCGGGCACCGGACTGCAGCAGGAGATCACGATTCCCGGGCTGGAGCGCGGCCCCTCGCTGAAAGACCTCGCCATCCTCACCCGGCAGCTTGCGACGATGGTGAGCGCCGGCGTTTCGATTCTGCGTGCGCTGACGATCGTGCAGTCGCAGACCGACAACGCGAAGCTGCGTCGCACCATCGAGGAGATCTCGGCCAAGGTCGAGGGCGGCACGGCGCTATCGGTGGCGCTGGAGGAGTTCCCCCGCATCATTCCGCCGATCATGGTGCACCTGGTGCGGGCCGGCGAGACGGGCGGCTTCCTCGATCGCTCGCTGGTGATGGTGGCCGACAACTTCGAGTCCGAGACCAAGCTGCGCAGCAAGGTGAAGTCGGCGCTGACCTACCCGGTCGTCGTGCTGATCATCGCCCTGCTGGCTGTCGCGGCCATGCTGATCTTCATCGTGCCTGTGTTCGACAAGATGTTCAAAGACCTCGGCGGCAAGCTGCCGGCGGTGACGCAGTTTCTCGTCGATCTCTCACATGCCATGCCCATCGCCGGGCCGATCATCGTGGTCATCGGCGTCGCGTTCGCTGTGTGGTGGGGCCGCAACAAGCACACCGAGGCGGTGCGGCGAGTTGTCGACCCGCTCAAGCTCAAGCTGCCGGTGTTCGGCAAGCTCAACACGAAGATCGCGCTCACGCGCTTCACGCGCAACTTCGCCACGATGTTGGCCTCAGGCGTACCGATTCTGCAGTCCCTTGCGATCGTGGGCGCCACCAGCGGTAACCAGGTGATTTCGTCATCCCTGCATGCCGTGCAGGAGGGCGTGCGTCAAGGCCGACCGATCGCCGAGTCGCTTGCCGAGGTCGGGCTGTTCCCCGAGATGCTCATCCAGATGGTGGGGATCGGCGAGGAGTCGGGCGCAATCGACAGCATGCTCGACAAGACGGCCGCCTTCTACGACGACGAGGTCGAGCAGATGAGTTCGCAACTAACTGCGATGCTCGAGCCTCTCATGATCGTTTTCATGGGCGGGCTGCTGGGCTTCATGATCGTCGCGCTCTACATGCCAATGTTCATGGTCTTCCAGACCATCCAGTCGATGTAA
- a CDS encoding type IV pilin protein, with product MIKAVSQALTKRKNGEQGFTLIELLVVVIIIGILAAVAIPVFLNMRTGAWKSSVESDVTNAALAIESAMTENNGSLTGLTLPSSDDFSGATLSITKGSDDATAATVGTITVSDGNKLTIAAKTDDPNTYTITGSNKNISEDSVTYDSATGGLGDWTTKKD from the coding sequence ATGATCAAAGCTGTCTCTCAGGCGCTGACGAAGCGAAAGAACGGCGAACAGGGCTTCACCCTGATCGAGCTGCTCGTCGTCGTCATCATCATCGGCATCCTCGCCGCCGTCGCCATCCCCGTCTTCCTGAACATGCGCACGGGCGCATGGAAGTCGTCAGTCGAAAGCGACGTGACAAACGCCGCCCTGGCGATCGAATCTGCGATGACTGAGAACAACGGCTCGCTCACCGGGCTAACGCTGCCCTCGTCGGATGACTTCTCTGGTGCGACGCTCTCCATTACGAAGGGCAGCGACGACGCCACCGCCGCCACCGTCGGAACGATCACCGTGTCCGACGGCAACAAGCTGACGATCGCCGCCAAAACCGATGATCCAAACACGTACACGATCACCGGCAGCAACAAGAACATCAGTGAGGATTCGGTCACCTACGACAGTGCGACCGGTGGGCTGGGCGATTGGACGACTAAAAAGGACTAG